The following are encoded in a window of Cottoperca gobio chromosome 20, fCotGob3.1, whole genome shotgun sequence genomic DNA:
- the LOC115025292 gene encoding kinesin-1 heavy chain-like, which produces MANPAAETTIKVVCRFRPLNSSEVARGDKYIPKFLGDDCVQMGGKPYNFDRVFQSTTTQVEFYNAVAQKIVEDVLGGYNGTIFAYGQTASGKTHTMEGKLHDTDMMGIIPRIVDDIFNYIYSMDENLEFHIKVSYFEIYLDKIKDLMDVTKINLSVHEDKNRVPYVKGCTERFVSCPDEVMDAIDEGKNNRHVAVTNMNEHSSRSHSIFLINIKQENSQTGQKLTGKLYLVDLAGSEKVGKTGAEGTVLDEAKMINKSLSSLGNVISALAEGSSYVPYRDSKMTRILQDSLGGNCRTTMVICCSPSAFNDAETRSTLMFGQRAKTIKNTVTLNVELTAEQWKKKWEKEKEKNKTLKTTVTWLENELNRWRGGESVPVEDQFDKEKANAEVLALDSTLNNDKTAPTPALSTLPGVKLSDAEKVKYGTEMTKLYKEMDDKDDEINQQSQLMESLKEQMLDQEELLASSRQDHDTLQTELNRLLAENEASKEEVKEVLQALEELALNYDHKSQEVEDKAQEFEALSEELNEKSSSMASIDSELQKLKEMTNHQKKRVTEMMSSLLKDLTEIGLALGSNDIKHQESSGLIDEEFTRARLCISKMKSEVKTMVKRSKLLESSKAKSTQKMDDTEMELIAFQLRVSQHEAKIKSLTDNLQNVEHKKRQLEENVDSLNEEIVRIKAQEKVNTMEKENEIQSANEVKEAVEKQIQSHRENHQKQISSLRDELDNKDKLMTELQDLNQKIMLEQERLKVEHEKLKAADQEKSRQLQELTVMQDRREQAGQDLKGLEETVARELQTLHNLRRLFVQDLATRIKKNAQVDSGDTEGSTTQKQKISFLENNLDQLTKAHKQLLRDNADLRGELPKLEKRLRATAERVKALEAALREAKENATLERKRYDQEMERIKDTVKPKNMGRRASIAKPIRPGQLPGASPLIPIVNRSNLIQNIKGGGNSSS; this is translated from the exons ATGGCGAACCCCGCAGCGGAGACCACCATCAAGGTGGTGTGCCGTTTCAGGCCGCTGAACAGCTCGGAGGTGGCTCGGGGAGACAAGTACATCCCGAAGTTTCTAGGGGATGACTGTGTGCAGATGGGG GGTAAACCGTACAACTTTGACCGTGTGTTCCAGTCCACTACAACTCAGGTGGAATTCTACAATGCTGTGGCTCAGAAGATTGTCGAAG ATGTTCTTGGGGGCTACAATGGGACAATATTTGCCTATGGGCAGACAGCAtctggtaaaacacacacaatggag GGGAAACTCCATGACACAGACATGATGGGAATAATTCCCAGAATTGTTGACGACATCTTCAACTACATTTATTCCATGGATGAGAATCTGGAGTTTCACATCAAA GTTTCATATTTTGAGATCTATTTGGACAAAATCAAGGACTTGATGGATG TAACAAAAATCAACCTCTCTGTACACGAAGATAAAAACAGAGTGCCCTATGTCAAG GGGTGTACCGAGCGTTTCGTGAGCTGTCCCGACGAGGTCATGGACGCCATAGACGAAGGCAAAAACAACAGACATGTGGCTGTCACAA ACATGAACGAGCACAGTTCCAGGAGTCACAGCATCTTCCTCATCAACATCAAGCAGGAGAACTCTCAGACAGGACAAAAACTCACCGGCAAGCTCTACCTCGTTGATCTGGCCGGCAGTGAAAAA gTGGGTAAAACGGGAGCAGAGGGCACAGTGCTGGATGAAGCCAAGATGATCAACAAGTCCCTGTCGTCACTGGGAAATGTCATCTCAGCTCTGGCAGAGGGCTCG AGCTATGTACCGTACAGAGACAGCAAGATGACCAGGATCCTGCAGGACTCCCTGGGAGGGAACTGTCGGACCACCATGGTCATCTGCTGCTCACCCTCCGCTTTCAATGACGCTGAGACCAGGTCCACTCTGATGTTCGGACAGAG GGCGAAGACCATCAAGAACACAGTGACTCTGAATGTGGAGCTGACTGCAGAGCAGTGGAAGAAAAagtgggagaaagagaaggagaagaacaagacGCTGAAAACCACCGTCACCTGGCTGGAGAACGAGCTCAACCGCTGGAGGGGTG GAGAGAGTGTGCCAGTGGAGGATCAGTTCGATAAAGAAAAGGCCAACGCAGAGGTTTTGGCGCTGGACAGCACGCTCAACAACGATAAGACAGCACCCACTCCTGCCCTCAGCACCCTCCCGGGGGTCAAACTCTCAGATGCAGAGAAAGTGAAGTATGGGACAGAAATGACCAAGCTTTACAAAGAGATGGATGACAAG GACGATGAGATCAACCAGCAGTCTCAGCTGATGGAGTCTCTGAAAGAACAGATGTTGGACCAGGAGGAG CTCTTAGCCTCCTCCCGTCAGGATCACGACACCCTGCAGACTGAACTTAACCGGCTGCTGGCGGAGAATGAAGCCTCCaaagaggaggtgaaggaggtgCTGCAGGCCCTGGAGGAGCTGGCTCTCAACTACGACCATAAAAGTCAGGAAGTCGAGGACAAAGCGCAAGAGTTTGAAGCTCTCAGTGAGGAGCTGAATGAGAAATCG AGCTCCATGGCCTCCATTGACTCTGAACTCCAGAAGCTGAAAGAGATGACCAACCACCAGAAGAAGAGGGTCACTGAGATGATGTCATCATTACTCAAAGACCTGACGGAGATCGGCCTCGCCCTGGGAAGCAACGACATTAAG CATCAAGAGAGCAGTGGACTCATTGATGAAGAGTTCACGAGGGCCCGCCTCTGCATCAGTAAGATGAAGTCAGAGGTGAAGACGATGGTGAAGCGCAGCAAACTGCTGGAGAGCTCCAAGGCCAAGAGCACCCAGAAGATGGACGACACAGAGATGGAGCTGATTGCCTTTCAGCTCCGTGTCTCCCAG CATGAAGCTAAAATCAAGTCCCTGACAGACAACCTCCAGAATGTGGAGCACAAGAAAAGACAGCTGGAGGAAAACGTGGACTCTCTCAATGAGGAAATAGTCCGGATCAAAGCCCAAG AGAAAGTCAACACCATGGAGAAGGAGAACGAGATCCAGTCTGCCAATGAAGTGAAG GAAGCCGTGGAGAAGCAGATCCAGTCTCACAGAGAGAACCATCAGAAACAGATCAGTAGCTTGAGAGACGAGCTGGACAACAAGGACAAACTCATGACAGAGCTACAGGA TCTGAACCAGAAGATTATGTTGGAGCAGGAGAGGCTGAAGGTGGAGCATGAGAAGCTCAAGGCTGCCGACCAGGAGAAGAGCCGCCAGCTGCAGGAGCTCAC GGTGATGCAGGACAGGCGGGAGCAGGCCGGACAGGACCTGAAGGGACTGGAGGAGACTGTG GCCCGAGAGCTGCAGACACTCCACAACCTCAGGAGGCTTTTTGTCCAAGACTTGGCCACTCGAATCAAAAAG AACGCTCAGGTGGACTCCGGTGACACAGAAGGCAGCACTACGCAGAAACAAAAGATCAGCTTCCTGGAGAACAACCTCGACCAGCTCACCAAAGCTCACAAGCAG CTGCTACGGGACAACGCCGACCTTCGCGGTGAGCTGCCTAAACTGGAGAAGCGCCTGCGGGCCACCGCTGAGCGGGTCAAAGCCCTGGAGGCGGCTCTGAGGGAGGCCAAAGAGAATGCAACCCTCGAGCGAAAGCGCTACGATCAGGAGATGGAGCGCATTAAGGACACTGTCAAGCCCAAAAACATGGGCAGGAGAGCCTCTATAG CCAAGCCCATCAGACCAGGCCAGCTGCCGGGAGCCTCTCCCCTGATCCCCATCGTCAACAGGTCCAACCTCATCCAGAACATCAAGGGAGGAGGCAACAGCAG CTCCTGA